Genomic DNA from Fimbriimonas ginsengisoli Gsoil 348:
CCGGGCGTCGACGAAAGCGAGTGGCGAAAGCGGATACTTGCCGTCCAGTTTTTTTACTTGCACGGGTTGCCTTGGGATGCCGTCGCCGAGATCGCGGGGCTTAAGCCGTCCGACCGAGCCCAGCTCGATGCATGGCTTTTGCAAGTGTGCAACCTCTTGGGAACGGCGTTCACCATCCTGTGCCTGCCGAACGCCAAGCTCGTAGAAATGCTGCTTGAATCAAGCGGACAAAATTGGACGGAGGCCGAGAGACGGATCGTCGCGTTGCGATACGGCAACGGCCTCCGTACCGAGAAGATCCTCCAAATGGAACCATCGCTGTCGGGGGCCCTCGTCGAGGAAACCGTTCGGCGATGCCGGGAGTTCCTCCCATTTACCGCCTCTGCTTTGGAAATGCGGGATGCCTTTTCTAAGGTGCCGCGTCAAGAGGCGGCGTTTTCGGCTCCCGACCTGTGGAAGCGGCTAGTTTTTCAGTATTGCTATCAGTTCGAATTGCCCCAGAAGCAAATCATGGAAAGAACCGAGCCGCCCGCCGGTGTCTTCGGCTACCGCCTGACGGAGGGAACGCTCAATATGTGGACCAGCGGTGAGCGCCTCTCCGGTCAGCTTGCGAAATATCTAAAGCGAGGAAATCCTTGAGCCCGAGCGATGACATGGACCTCGGACCCGAGGCGATCCGAATGATCGAAGCGATCCTTCGGTCGACCCCGCCCGGTACCGAGCCGGAAATATCTCCCCTCGCCTTGGCCCGCTTCGCCATGGGTTGGTCCAATCGGGAAGAGTCGAAAGACGTCATCGATTGGCTAACCCGGAATGAGTCGGGACGTAAACGGTTGATCGGATTAAGAGATGAGATCTCCCGGGGCGA
This window encodes:
- a CDS encoding sigma-70 family RNA polymerase sigma factor gives rise to the protein MSILCRPKQAPAIDLLKPRRRHLSQARSKPYHLEPVELLFELEKLSSPDSRVAEEALYRIRPTIERHLVGYLRGWQISGDDLDDVKAGTITNIWKARGGLTFRSEGEWWRYVFTTAKRLTLAKLKEPKPGPLETDISEAEAAVVDIVVRHRDRLYQAADELWLGRAPGVDESEWRKRILAVQFFYLHGLPWDAVAEIAGLKPSDRAQLDAWLLQVCNLLGTAFTILCLPNAKLVEMLLESSGQNWTEAERRIVALRYGNGLRTEKILQMEPSLSGALVEETVRRCREFLPFTASALEMRDAFSKVPRQEAAFSAPDLWKRLVFQYCYQFELPQKQIMERTEPPAGVFGYRLTEGTLNMWTSGERLSGQLAKYLKRGNP